Proteins encoded in a region of the Pelmatolapia mariae isolate MD_Pm_ZW linkage group LG16_19, Pm_UMD_F_2, whole genome shotgun sequence genome:
- the LOC134644506 gene encoding olfactory receptor 6N2-like, translating to MDVELNVTLLTLGGFAELHKYRYLYFVVIFTLYILILCFNSTIVCLIWTRKNLHEPMYIFIAALLINSVLYSMIIYPKLLSDVLSEKQTISYPLCLFQGFSYYTSAGSEFLLLAAMAYDRYVSICKPLQYAVIMNRITIYVCVILAWLIPAFEIAVSFVLYSNVKLCSFTLTGIFCNNSFYRLQCVPSVVISIYGMVMLINIAFLPMLFILFSYIRILRISYSCCRETRRKALKTCLPHLLVLINFSCFFFFDIIIVRLESDLSNTLRLTLTFQSILFHPLLNPIIYGLKMNEIFKHIKILLCQV from the coding sequence ATGGATGTtgaattaaatgtaacattGTTAACTCTTGGTGGGTTTGCAGAATTGCACAAATACAGATACCTTTATTTTGTGGTTATATTCACGTTATATATTCTGATACTCTGCTTTAATTCCACTATAGTGTGCCTTATTTGGACTCGCAAAAACCTTCATGAGCcaatgtacatttttattgcaGCTTTGTTAATCAACTCTGTTCTTTACAGCATGATTATCTATCCGAAGCTCTTATCTGATGTTTTGTCTGAAAAACAGACTATATCGTATCCACTCTGTCTTTTCCAAGGATTCTCATATTACACCTCAGCTGGGTCAGAGTTTTTACTGTTGGCAGCAATGGCATATGACAGGTATGTGTCTATATGCAAACCCCTGCAATATGCAGTTATTATGAATAGAATAactatatatgtctgtgtgatTTTAGCTTGGCTTATACCTGCTTTTGAGATTGCAGTGTCATTTGTGCTGTATTCGAATGTAAAACTCTGTAGCTTTACTCTGACAGGAATTTTTTGTAACAATTCATTTTACAGGCTTCAGTGTGTGCCCTCGGTTGTAATATCTATATATGGTATGGTCATGCTGATAAATATTGCCTTTCTACCAATGCTTTTCATACTTTTTTCATATATCAGAATTCTAAGAATATCTTACAGTTGTTGTAGAGAAACAAGGAGAAAAGCACTAAAGACATGTTTACCCCACTTGCTGGTGTTAATCaacttttcctgtttttttttctttgatataATTATAGTTAGACTGGAATCTGATCTATCAAACACTCTACGCTTGACATTGACGTTTCAGTCAATTTTATTCCATCCTCTTTTAAATCCAATCATATATGGActcaaaatgaatgaaattttTAAACACATCAAGATATTGTTGTGTCAGGTTTAA